The proteins below come from a single Drosophila busckii strain San Diego stock center, stock number 13000-0081.31 chromosome X, ASM1175060v1, whole genome shotgun sequence genomic window:
- the LOC108605247 gene encoding uncharacterized protein LOC108605247, producing MEVGEELKTWLQDDSKEYTARVEFALKIWQSMDFVYMNKYEIVCQWLAATIAKRKQYVLPVQQLQQLFKLRAQPGLVNVSAKTAFIEALLKRISKSTDDAEEHPQLLQSLLNFELMQDVLRANYMLLMSCYGQLFESYEYQLLNGKETTLRHAEIMLPLLQQLRECAQRAQRINALNKAYAAEAVQPLCELVIVLRERQGFDCVEQLAALEQQLVEQMPFEAQLQRLAKQPLHVRLLLLECALLNRRYDALALHELLTQVCQPELDNDLSSSAPESLALLTHALASLRLHNIALETRKGEASMLELLSAQLLRLAREQREQHLREVLLLLCTALRLNPLLLEAHVYQLTVWLLTAHKRTPEELQLYAEYLVLLLDMFRRLSRAERFVMQLLKWLKEWLSKYALNESSSKRSKLETEPEQELDENFMYVQLMYQAHVTATTTTVNLLDSSSERLAQQWPSSSAGAAFTRLISQLMSKPSLVIWKMLLHNLADLLQPAATDDATPRVLPENLDFALEFQAALLCQYLQGTRLAEQVAQHGEQLQQQLGHTAQVLQQFAQHLLAREHNRRTITALLECVERASGFELMLNYYWPAGLAPPTEQQQHRFLPHAEWDLIQQRVHNFGKNACRLRLQRLELQLLQAGWLLQPTQTEAQSSCTEALLELLPGPQLGRLTREEKQLRLQRLQQRGLPQVLQAGLDGESVELLTLELLQEFVAAAGSKHMLLAKLLKQSTQLPPLDLAKLLLASSDKKSPQLTTAATDELLAALQQLPLLQLVNALKARLWLLLLALQVDLQRAQLKPQAQQLLELLIDMLHFGQALPLCSYLPQLDQLLQLLPLEISSEKEDENETETNTTWRFYETFFTRCIRRLGANSENFLTSCVNFMRAEIQESRSLSLEHCRLLLLVVETLAAATGVQARRNQRQLQPFLELFGQLVLHKFRSQKKAPEVYKEFVQRTLSGYTVYLSNCINRWNKQQQEKEKENVKQQEQEKNTEQQLKKKEKKKEHELKPEPVQPIDENCRRICKIYIGHSLNYRNPHAIRLLNVALTYRQLLHLDQDEIEFVLSSYWQQLNADIASDTALDIQSIEPAIKLIIGYKTNEDFLLLLRRLSTQLAEMARPETPAQHTSLQNVITLLTLFAKCSLSSIKGAMLNEQFELISGNVGLRLPPVRDVNYRSHVLRLLEAQRALASNRTVPLTGETLDSLLASMLQLNIKRFILAGSTWTDFVELHGMLSENCLVLLRQQSSLMLDRAAQLSALIQDLVQGIVCYRSERNQAQSLNETEVDGLAELALKLASLMAGIAAGPQALALKRVAPFLLVFTIKQMVASERPTTLYEKIKLHMDRICHELIGICDHRSGHFILRASSEAGARLYQSLVKEHDKYHKFKGKV from the exons aTGGAGGTGGGCGAAG AGTTAAAAACATGGCTGCAGGATGACAGCAAGGAGTACACAGCGCGCGTGGAATTTGCGCTCAAAATCTGGCAATCCATGGATTTTGTTTACATGAACAAATATGAAATCGTATGCCAATGGCTAGCAGCGACAATAGCAAAGCGTAAGCAATATGTATTGCCAgtgcaacaactacaacagctaTTTAAGCTACGCGCACAGCCAGGATTAGTGAACGTCAGTGCTAAAACGGCGTTTATCGAAGCGCTACTGAAACGCATAAGCAAGAGCACCGACGATGCGGAAGAGCATCCACAGTTGCTACAGTCGCTGTTAAACTTTGAGCTGATGCAGGATGTGCTGCGTGCCAATTACATGCTGCTAATGAGCTGCTACGGCCAACTCTTCGAAAGCTACGAATATCAGTTGCTAAATGGCAAGGAGACAACACTAAGACATGCGGAAAtaatgctgccgctgctgcagcaactgcgcgAGTGCGCTCAACGCGCGCAGCGTATCAATGCGCTGAACAAAGCCTATGCCGCGGAGGCAGTGCAGCCGCTTTGTGAGTTGGTTATAGTGCTGCGTGAGCGTCAAGGCTTTGACTGCGTGGAGCAGCTGGCAgcattggagcagcagctggtggaaCAAATGCCATTCGAAGCACAGCTGCAGCGACTGGCCAAACAACCGTTACAtgtgcgcctgctgctgctggaatgCGCGCTATTGAATCGTCGCTACGATGCGCTAGCGCTGCATGAGCTGCTCACACAAGTCTGCCAGCCCGAACTGGATAATGATTTAAGCTCAAGCGCCCCAGAGTCGCTAGCGTTGCTAACGCATGCGCTGGCATCGCTGCGACTGCATAATATAGCGCTGGAAACGCGCAAAGGCGAAGCCAGCATGCTGGAGCTGCTCtcggcgcagctgctgcgtttggCGCGTGAGCAGCGCGAGCAGCATTTGCGtgaagtgctgctgctgctatgcacAGCGCTGCGTTTGAATCCGCTGCTGCTCGAAGCGCATGTATATCAGTTGACTGTTTGGCTGCTGACAGCGCATAAGCGCACGCccgaggagctgcagctgtatgCCGAGTatttggtgctgctgctcgacATGTTTCGACGTCTAAGTCGTGCCGAGCGTTTTGTAATGCAGCTGCTCAAGTGGCTGAAGGAGTGGCTAAGCAAATATGCGCTcaatgaaagcagcagcaagcggagCAAATTGGAGACAGAGCCGGAGCAAGAGCTGGACGAGAACTTTATGTATGTGCAACTAATGTATCAGGCGCATGTGAcggcaacaacgacaacggtTAATCTATTGGACTCGAGCAGCGAACGCTTGGCGCAGCAGTGGCCCAGTAGCAGCGCAGGCGCTGCCTTTACGCGTCTGATAAGTCAACTAATGTCGAAACCTTCGCTTGTTATTTGGAAAATGTTGCTTCACAATTTAGCGGATCTGCTGCAACCGGCGGCAACAGACGACGCTACGCCGCGCGTGCTGCCCGAGAATCTGGACTTTGCGCTGGAATTtcaggcagcgctgctctgtCAATACTTGCAGGGCACGCGTCTGGCGGAGCAGGTGGCACAGCATGgcgagcagctgcaacagcagcttggaCATACGGCGCAggtgttgcaacaatttgcgcaACATTTGCTGGCGCGCGAGCATAATCGACGCACCATAACAGCGCTGCTCGAGTGTGTGGAACGTGCCAGCGGCTTTGAGTTGATGTTGAACTATTATTGGCCAGCGGGCTTGGCGCCGCCgacggagcagcagcagcatcgctTTCTGCCGCATGCCGAGTGGGATTTGATACAACAACGTGTGCATAATTTTGGCAAAAACGCTTGTCGTCTGCGATTGCAGCGCCTCgagttgcagctgttgcaagcgGGCTGGTTGCTGCAACCAACTCAGACAGAAGCTCAGTCCAGCTGCACTGAAGCGCTGCTGGAACTGCTGCCCGGGCCGCAGCTTGGTCGTCTGACGCGCGAGGAGAAGCAGTTGCGACTGCAGCGTCTGCAACAGCGTGGCTTGCCGCAAGTGTTGCAAGCCGGCCTCGATGGCGAGAGCGTTGAGCTGCTTACTTTGGAGCTACTGCAAgaatttgtagctgctgccggCTCCAAGCACATGttgctggccaagctgctgaAGCAATCGACGCAGCTGCCACCGCTGGACTTGGCCAAGTTATTGTTGGCGAGCAGCGACAAAAAATCTCCGCAGCTCACCACGGCAGCCACCGatgagctgctggcagcgctgcaacagctgccattGCTGCAGTTGGTCAATGCGCTCAAGGCGCGACTCTGGCTGCTCCTGCTTGCCCTTCAAGTGGATCTGCAGCGCGCGCAGCTGAAGCCGCAGGCACAACAGCTGCTGGAGTTGCTCATAG ACATGCTACACTTTGGACAAGCGCTGCCGCTTTGCAGCTACTTGCCACAGCTGGaccaactgctgcagcttctgcCCCTTGAGATCAGCAGTGAGAAAGAGGATGAGAATGAGACGGAGACCAACACCACCTGGCGCTTCTATGAAACCTTCTTTACGCGCTGCATACGTCGCCTGGGCGCGAATAGTGAAAACTTTCTCACCAGCTGTGTAAACTTTATGCGTGCCGAGATACAAGAGTCGCGCAGCCTGAGCTTGGAGCACtgtcgtctgctgctgctggtagtaGAGACGCTGGCAGCGGCGACAGGCGTGCAGGCCAGACGTAATCAGCGGCAATTGCAACCGTTTCTGGAGCTCTTCGGGCAGCTGGTGCTGCACAAGTTTCGCTCGCAGAAGAAGGCGCCCGAGGTGTACAAGGAGTTTGTGCAGCGCACGCTTAGCGGCTATACGGTGTATCTGAGCAACTGCATCAATCGCTggaacaagcagcagcaggaaaagGAAAAGGAGAATGttaagcagcaagagcaggaGAAGAACacggagcagcagcttaagaaaaaggaaaagaaaaaGGAGCACGAGCTGAAGCCGGAGCCAGTGCAGCCTATAGATGAAAATTGTAGACGCATTTGCAAGATCTACATAGGACACTCG TTAAATTATCGCAACCCACATGCCATACGCCTGTTGAATGTGGCGCTTACATatcggcagctgctgcatctgGATCAGGATGAAATCGAGTTTGTGCTGAGCAGCTATTGGCAGCAACTAAATGCAGACATTGCCTCCGATACAGCGCTGGATATACAAAGCATTGAGCCGGCCATTAAACTGATTATAGGCTATAAAACTAATGAGgatttcttgctgctgctgcgacgtcTGTCCACGCAGCTGGCTGAGATGGCGCGTCCTGAGACGCCGGCACAGCATACAAGCTTACAAAATGTTATAACGCTGCTGACGCTCTTTGCTAAATGCTCGCTGAGCAGCATTAAAGGCGCT ATGCTCAATGAGCAGTTTGAGCTTATAAGCGGCAACGTTGGTCTGCGCCTGCCGCCCGTGCGTGATGTCAACTATCGCAGTCATGTGCTGCGCCTGCTCGAGGCACAACGTGCGCTCGCCAGCAATCGCACTGTGCCTTTGACTGGCGAAACCTTGGACTCGCTGCTGGCCAGCATGCTGCAGCTGAACATCAAGCGTTTCATACTCGCCGGCAGCACTTGGACGGACTTTGTCGAGCTGCATGGCATGCTCTCGGAGAATTGTTTAGTGCTGTTGCGTCAGCAGAGCTCGCTAATGTTAGATCGCGCAGCGCAGCTGTCAGCGCTCATACAGGATCTGGTGCAGGGCATTGTCTGTTATCGCAGCGAACGCAATCAGGCGCAGTCTTTAAATGAAACCGAGGTCGATGGCTTGGCCGAGCTGGCGCTTAAGCTGGCCAGCTTAATGGCTGGCATTGCTGCGGGTCCACAGGCGCTGGCCTTGAAGCGTGTGGCGCCATTCTTGCTGGTGTTCACTATTAAGCAAATGGTAGCCAGCGAGCGACCCACAACGCTCTACGAAAAGATCAAGCTGCACATGGATCGCATTTGCCATGAGCTGATTGGCATCTGTGATCATCGCTCTGGTCATTTCATTCTACGCGCCAGCAGCGAAGCCGGCGCACGTCTCTATCAGAGTTTGGTCAAGGAGCACGACAAATATCACAAGTTCAAAGGCAAAGTGTAA
- the LOC108605268 gene encoding cyclin-L1 has protein sequence MVSRDVATVITATTGVVQTTTITPSAATTLQTITNVLTVSSVHSNNVNISNNINSGNASTATPTVASDGPTADADAPAAKPMYPRLFNKIVLTLENSLIPEGKIDVTPSSQDGLDYETEKDLRILGCELIQTAGILLRLPQVAMATGQVLFQRFFYSKSFVRHNMETVAMSCICLASKIEEAPRRIRDVINVFHHIKQVRAQKEITPMVLDQYYTNLKTQVIKAERRVLKELGFCVHVKHPHKLIVMYLQVLQYEKHEQLMQMSWNFMNDSLRTDVFMRYTPEAIACACIYLSARKLNIPLPHSPPWFGVFLVPMADITDICYRVMELYTRAKPVVEKLEAAVEELKKRYIEARNQTKEANTPPAPITVARNNGSHNAWGGFIQRAVPLPTEKSPKKDSHSRSRSRTRTQSRTPRSRSRSRSRSPSRERSKKSHRDRDRERDRERDRERDRSRSSRSRSRSVPKHKKKSRHYSRSPSQSSSPHSKHRKRKSSRERTDYYVKKERSSNTGNNNINDSDKYRNSGNNSGKSHNRYSSHRSSGGGGGAAGSGSNGGGGGVGGGHISRGGHKHRDSDRSRDRKR, from the exons ATGGTCAGTCGTGATGTTGCAACTGTTATCACCGCCACGACTGGCGTCgtgcagacaacaacaataacgccatctgcagcaacaacattgcaGACAATAACAAATGTGTTGACAGTAAGCTCTGTGCATTCAAACAACGTGAATATttcaaacaatataaatagtGGAAACGCTTCGACTGCTACTCCAACTGTTGCTAGCGATGGACCCACAGCCGATGCTGATGCTCCGGCTGCAAAGCCAATGTATCCACGGCTGTTCAATAAAATTGTGTTGACTTTGGAGAACAGTCTCATACCGGAGGGAAAAATTGATGTCACACCATCTAGCCAGGATGGACTTGATTACGAAACCGAAAAGGATTTGCGTATTCTTGGCTGTGAGCTTATACAAACGGCGGGTATATTGCTGCGTCTGCCCCAAGTGGCGATGGCTACTGGCCAGGTGCTCTTTCAGCGATTTTTCTACTCCAAGAGCTTTGTGCGTCACAATATGGAGACTGTGGCCATGAGTTGTATCTGCCTGGCCTCCAAAATAGAGGAAGCGCCGCGTCGTATACGGGATGTGATAAATGTTTTCCATCATATCAAGCAAGTTCGCGCTCAAAA AGAAATAACGCCCATGGTGCTGGACCAATACTATACTAATCTTAAGACGCAAGTCATCAAGGCCGAGCGACGCGTGCTTAAGGAGCTTGgcttttgtgtgcatgtgaaGCATCCACATAAGCTGATTGTCATGTACCTTCAAGTGCTGCAGTACGAGAAGCACGAACAGCTAATGCAAATGTCCTGGAACTTTATGAATGACTCGCTGCGTACGGATGTCTTTATGCGCTACACACCTGAGGCCATAGCCTGTGCCTGCATTTATCTAAGCGCACGAAAGCTGAATATACCGCTGCCGCATAGTCCGCCATGGTTTGGCGTATTCCTTGTCCCTATGGCGGACATAACTGACATTTGTTATCGCGTAATGGAGCTGTATACACGTGCCAAGCCAGTTGTCGAGAAGCTGGAGGCAGCTGTAGAGGAGCTTAAGAAACGCTACATCGAAGCACGCAATCAAACTAAGGAGGCAAATACGCCGCCCGCGCCTATAACCGTAGCGCGAAACAATGGTTCACACAATGCCTGGGGTGGCTTCATACAACGAGCCGTGCCACTGCCAACGGAAAAGTCTCCCAAAAAGGATTCACATTCGCGCTCACGCTCTCGTACACGCACCCAATCGCGAACCCCACGTTCACGGTCACGTTCTCGCAGCCGCAGCCCAAGTCGCGAGCGCTCCAAAAAATCGCATCGCGATCGTGATAGAGAACGCGATAGGGAACGTGATCGCGAGCGCGACAGAAGTCGCTCATCCAGATCACGTTCACGCTCAGTGCCTAAACATAAGAAGAAATCACGACACTATTCGCGCTCCCCCTCACAATCTAGCTCGCCACACAGCAAGCATCGCAAAAG GAAATCCTCGCGAGAGCGCACTGATTACTATGTGAAGAAGGAGAGATCGAGTAACACGGGGAACAACAATATTAATGATAGTGACAAATATCGAAACTCAGGAAATAACTCTGGAAAATCCCATAATCGCTATTCATCGCATCGCAGCAGTggtggaggaggaggagctgcAGGAAGTGGTAGTAAcggtggcggtggtggtgttggtggtggcCATATCAGCCGTGGCGGTCACAAGCATCGCGATAGCGATCGTTCCAGAGATCGGAAGCGTTAG
- the LOC108605270 gene encoding glutathione synthetase isoform X4, whose translation MSSEAKTPILRSCIKLPLANDELLEVIAKAKDYAIMHGAAMRSKISYSADSLNFAPFVLVPSSFPRKEFEKAVALQPIINRLMHNVAHDEEFITTTLAETIKVDEFTANLFNIYRKVLANGFTQLCVDRARTC comes from the exons atgtccTCTGAAGCAAAAACACCAATTCTGCGTAGTTGCATCAAATTGCCTTTGGCCAACGATGAATTGCTGGAGGTTATAGCCAAGGCTAAGGATTATGCTATAATGCATGGAGCTGCTATGCGCTCAAAGATCAGCTACAGCGCGGATTCACTAAAT tTTGCACCATTTGTCTTGGTACCGTCATCATTTCCACGCAAAGAATTCGAAAAAGCTGTAGCCTTGCAACCAATCATAAACCGTTTGATGCACAATGTGGCGCATGATGAGGAGTTTATTACCACAACTCTGGCGGAAACAATTAAAGTGGATGAATTTactgcaaatttgtttaatatttatcgCAAAGTGTTAGCCAATGGCTTTACGCAG
- the LOC108605290 gene encoding uncharacterized protein LOC108605290 isoform X1, whose amino-acid sequence MESSSNSLKRMRSEDDESNNNVTQTKVWVNEKINNSRDPDKMKAVHEKTTKMLFKAAANMDNRSESEDSAVPVPAAPTLNLCDQYQLIGDGNIILRDLNPDVANPTLERRISACCQRPTLIRGNCVNCTFDLCEECGYSCVECSQFICRTCVTLFGNRPEEAEHPLCELCQMFVA is encoded by the exons ATGGAGTCCAGTAGCAATAGCCTGAAGCGCATGCGCTCTGAAGATGATGAGAGTAACAACAATGTAACGCAAACTAAGGTTTGGGtcaatgaaaaaataaacaattcacGCGATCCAGACAAAATGAAAGCAGTACATG AAAAAACCACAAAGATGCTGTTCAAGGCTGCTGCAAACATGGACAACAGATCGGAGTCTGAAGACAGCGCCGTACCGGTGCCCGCCGCTCCAACTCTCAATCTATGCGATCAATACCAGCTGATCGGCGATGGCAATATTATATTGCGCGACCTGAATCCAGATGTGGCCAATCCTACTTTGGAGCGCCGCATTTCAGCTTGCTGCCAACGTCCAACACTTATCCGTGGCAACTGCGTGAATTgcacttttgatttatgcgaAGAATGTGGCTATTCTTGTGTTGAATGCAGTCAGTTTATTTGTCGCACCTGTGTCACCTTGTT CGGCAATCGTCCGGAGGAAGCTGAGCATCCTTTGTGCGAACTCTGCCAAATGTTTGTGGCTTAA
- the LOC108605290 gene encoding uncharacterized protein LOC108605290 isoform X2 has translation MLFKAAANMDNRSESEDSAVPVPAAPTLNLCDQYQLIGDGNIILRDLNPDVANPTLERRISACCQRPTLIRGNCVNCTFDLCEECGYSCVECSQFICRTCVTLFGNRPEEAEHPLCELCQMFVA, from the exons ATGCTGTTCAAGGCTGCTGCAAACATGGACAACAGATCGGAGTCTGAAGACAGCGCCGTACCGGTGCCCGCCGCTCCAACTCTCAATCTATGCGATCAATACCAGCTGATCGGCGATGGCAATATTATATTGCGCGACCTGAATCCAGATGTGGCCAATCCTACTTTGGAGCGCCGCATTTCAGCTTGCTGCCAACGTCCAACACTTATCCGTGGCAACTGCGTGAATTgcacttttgatttatgcgaAGAATGTGGCTATTCTTGTGTTGAATGCAGTCAGTTTATTTGTCGCACCTGTGTCACCTTGTT CGGCAATCGTCCGGAGGAAGCTGAGCATCCTTTGTGCGAACTCTGCCAAATGTTTGTGGCTTAA